A genomic window from Chitinophaga pollutisoli includes:
- a CDS encoding AraC family transcriptional regulator — MGDHHPFIALMVMNEHDRMQILNVIEKMRRNLQYDHPLEDLAGYSGMSVRRFTASFRMVTGFAVQQYLIYMRMTNAAELLTNTNLPITTIAKKTGYSNKSAFSRKFKSIIGMKPMDYRRLNKG, encoded by the coding sequence ATGGGAGATCATCACCCTTTTATTGCACTTATGGTGATGAATGAACATGACAGAATGCAAATCCTGAACGTGATTGAGAAAATGCGCCGAAATCTCCAATATGATCATCCACTAGAAGATCTAGCAGGATATTCCGGCATGAGTGTTCGCCGGTTCACTGCATCCTTTCGTATGGTGACCGGATTCGCAGTACAACAATACCTAATCTACATGCGAATGACAAACGCAGCAGAACTCCTCACAAATACCAATTTGCCAATTACTACAATTGCTAAGAAAACTGGATACAGTAATAAAAGCGCTTTCAGCAGAAAATTTAAATCAATTATTGGCATGAAACCAATGGATTATAGAAGACTGAATAAGGGTTAA
- a CDS encoding Shedu anti-phage system protein SduA domain-containing protein, with protein sequence MDQLQRKLDDVPDYQFREVVSVKKKLEPKQIKPFLSDGSMTGAALQQDKDLVPWDSESVEKALRHAIVSNDTVELKAVLKDNPFLFIELASRKDFQQPVFRDVRISPDETIDFVWLNDNSDGPEWVLVKITEPSMAVMEGKYPSQSLSRSIDIVQSWRTEITNNSELRKKLFGAVTRLRIIVVGGSGAAWKESHAVAWRASHNTESHIEVRSSNVFERSLQMLKDSPDHFWGVRKNPVTRPSSELPDYLQAYGYLEFWIGLTSSKQEPGE encoded by the coding sequence ATGGATCAATTACAGCGAAAGCTTGATGATGTTCCAGACTATCAGTTTCGCGAAGTGGTTTCTGTAAAAAAGAAGCTCGAACCTAAACAAATTAAACCATTTTTATCCGATGGTTCCATGACCGGCGCAGCATTACAGCAGGATAAAGATTTGGTTCCATGGGACAGCGAAAGTGTCGAAAAAGCGCTCAGACATGCAATTGTCTCCAATGACACAGTGGAGTTGAAAGCAGTTTTAAAGGATAATCCATTTCTTTTTATAGAACTGGCGTCTAGAAAGGATTTTCAGCAGCCGGTTTTCAGAGATGTTAGAATATCTCCAGACGAGACAATTGACTTTGTATGGCTTAACGATAATTCGGATGGGCCTGAGTGGGTACTTGTAAAAATCACTGAACCTTCTATGGCGGTAATGGAAGGGAAATACCCGTCGCAATCATTGTCGCGATCGATTGATATAGTACAAAGCTGGCGAACGGAGATTACCAACAATTCGGAACTTAGGAAGAAGTTATTCGGAGCAGTTACAAGATTGCGCATTATTGTGGTTGGTGGTAGCGGAGCAGCCTGGAAGGAATCGCATGCAGTCGCGTGGAGGGCAAGTCACAATACCGAATCTCATATAGAAGTCAGATCATCGAACGTGTTCGAGCGTTCTTTACAGATGCTCAAAGATTCGCCAGATCACTTCTGGGGTGTGAGAAAGAACCCCGTTACACGGCCCTCAAGCGAACTTCCGGACTACCTTCAGGCATATGGTTACCTGGAGTTCTGGATAGGGCTTACTTCCTCAAAGCAGGAACCGGGCGAATAG
- a CDS encoding DUF6443 domain-containing protein — translation MSAPEQNSGNINAKPLREAKMTTTYVDALGRQMQKVMRQGSLTTGGSAVDMVTVNYYDGMGRETYKHLPFAANNTGGNTHISDGLLKRNAIAQQVVFNSAQYPGETHFYGMSGYEASPTEKLEKIASAGTNWVGSDRAVVFRSLTNTAIDDVKRWTVTNVTNSFGTYSVSGTYAKGTLYKTITIDENGAQVIEFKNKSNKVILKKVQLTADPDSGAGKGYDGWICTYFIYDVMENLRCILQPKGVDLIRSNWLLNKSTVLNEQCFRYEYDGRSRVIRRKSPGAGEILFVYDARNRMVLSQDAMQRSETPVKWAYVSYDNHNRAISSGLFTNNQTREYHATQAATSTAYPNLSGVEELVQYHYDDYAGLPAGLSSTANTSDPTSFFTGSLNTSPEFATAWTQSKQTTDLITYVKTKVLGSVSDYLVTVNYYDDLSRLIQTQTKNISGAVSISSIQYNFSGDVLRKVERSVKAAPNPKNLPVCTKFTYDDLNRIVKVEKGLSFTGMKTISEISYNALGEVAQRKIGTNSAGSGPMEVMQYGYNIRGWLTGANKAYLQDTASTTNWFGYEIGYDKDNLQINGNTNVFGVKQFNGNVAGITWKSSGDDQTRKFDYRYDRANRLISASFTQLNGTAYNTSAGLDFSMRAASFDVNGNITAMLQSGWKPGGSRVIDSLSYTYFDSSNRLKSVLDQENDIDTRLGDFRSSNLYMASLGGGKTGAATDYSYDVNGNMTTDKNKDLGLISYNHLNLPSVIKVPGKGTVTFVYDAAGNKLRKIIVDSTVTPVKTITETYLDGCTYVSSAHASPLPDDYADSLYSFVHEEGRARYKGATLIWDYFLKDHLGNVRLILTDQQQTDAYVNASMEDAQDDIEEMYYNNLPATRSTKPAGYPADNYTTPNDKVAKLRGDGQKIGPSILLKVMAGDKFNLRCNSYYKLNGTTPSAPISPLPSLVAALAAGVPGVSAGKIVGGQLINGTFDPGMLSFLGNRDGGYAPTKPKAYVNYLLLDEQFKPVITNNGKNSGFEAVGDDLELKLHLFTGREITKSGYLYIWVSNETPNVDVYFDNLQVTHTRGPLLQEAHYYPYGLPMAGISTMAAAALENKVKFSGKEEQRREFSDGAGLEWLDFGARMYDNQIGRFFTQDRFADKYEALSPYQYAANNPINMVDVNGDSIIIVVTTVVKDENGNDVMVDSRYTYQADENGNYGFVDAQGNRYEGDNVMIQQATLALECIRTGGPVGKKLVEDVANNQRSVELCQGPENAAEASVGLYVLWNPEKGPGVPNSDGNAITPTFISLAHELAHIRDLWEFTADFGIWIPALGAEPAIRNVELSASHVENQIRAEHGLPLRTHYAKDEFDRGIESTRLIRAGTRTSLYYMIGDMTDYKWVKPKIAYKY, via the coding sequence ATGAGCGCTCCTGAACAGAATTCCGGGAATATTAATGCCAAGCCTCTTCGGGAAGCTAAAATGACAACCACCTACGTCGATGCCCTGGGGAGACAGATGCAAAAGGTCATGCGTCAGGGATCATTAACTACCGGCGGCTCGGCGGTTGATATGGTAACCGTCAATTACTATGATGGGATGGGGCGTGAAACTTATAAGCATTTGCCTTTTGCTGCCAATAATACGGGTGGAAACACACATATTTCTGATGGTTTGCTGAAAAGAAACGCCATAGCGCAACAGGTTGTTTTTAACTCAGCCCAATACCCGGGTGAAACCCATTTCTATGGTATGAGTGGATATGAGGCATCTCCAACTGAAAAATTGGAAAAGATTGCCTCCGCAGGTACGAATTGGGTGGGAAGTGACCGGGCAGTTGTATTTCGCTCTCTTACCAATACAGCAATAGATGATGTCAAACGTTGGACAGTAACTAATGTTACCAATAGTTTTGGAACATACAGCGTTTCTGGCACTTACGCCAAAGGGACCCTTTATAAGACTATTACAATCGATGAGAATGGCGCCCAGGTTATTGAGTTTAAGAATAAATCAAACAAAGTTATTCTAAAGAAAGTGCAACTTACAGCAGATCCCGATAGCGGAGCTGGAAAAGGATATGACGGTTGGATTTGTACATATTTTATATACGACGTCATGGAAAACCTGCGGTGTATTTTGCAACCTAAAGGTGTGGATTTAATTCGTAGTAATTGGCTGCTGAACAAGTCAACTGTACTTAATGAACAGTGTTTCCGGTATGAATATGATGGCAGGAGCCGGGTGATTCGAAGAAAAAGTCCCGGAGCAGGTGAAATACTTTTTGTATATGATGCGCGTAACAGAATGGTGCTAAGCCAGGACGCCATGCAGCGCTCAGAAACTCCTGTGAAATGGGCGTATGTAAGTTATGATAATCATAATAGAGCGATTTCCTCCGGCTTGTTTACCAATAACCAGACACGGGAGTATCATGCGACACAGGCAGCTACCAGTACCGCATATCCCAATTTAAGTGGTGTCGAAGAACTCGTGCAATACCACTATGATGACTATGCCGGATTACCAGCAGGGCTCAGTTCGACTGCTAATACCTCCGATCCCACGTCATTCTTTACCGGTTCACTCAATACCAGTCCGGAGTTTGCCACTGCCTGGACGCAGAGCAAGCAGACCACAGACTTAATAACATATGTGAAGACGAAAGTTTTAGGGTCGGTTTCTGACTATTTGGTCACGGTGAATTATTATGATGATCTTTCACGATTGATTCAAACACAAACAAAGAACATTTCAGGAGCTGTAAGTATCTCATCGATTCAATACAACTTTTCTGGCGATGTGCTGAGAAAGGTTGAGCGTTCAGTCAAGGCTGCACCGAACCCGAAGAATCTGCCGGTATGTACGAAGTTCACCTATGATGATCTAAATCGAATAGTAAAGGTGGAAAAGGGATTAAGTTTTACAGGGATGAAAACCATATCTGAAATTTCCTACAATGCTCTTGGTGAAGTAGCTCAGCGTAAAATTGGAACAAATAGTGCGGGTAGTGGTCCAATGGAAGTGATGCAATATGGATACAATATTCGTGGTTGGCTCACCGGTGCCAATAAAGCATATCTGCAAGATACGGCCAGTACGACAAATTGGTTTGGATACGAGATCGGTTATGATAAAGATAATTTACAAATTAATGGAAATACGAATGTTTTCGGTGTGAAGCAGTTCAATGGAAACGTGGCTGGAATTACCTGGAAGAGTAGTGGCGACGATCAGACACGAAAGTTCGATTATCGATACGACCGGGCAAATCGATTAATCAGTGCAAGTTTCACGCAGTTGAATGGCACCGCTTATAATACATCGGCAGGTTTGGATTTTTCTATGCGTGCCGCATCTTTTGATGTGAATGGCAATATAACGGCTATGCTTCAGTCTGGATGGAAGCCTGGCGGCAGCCGAGTTATTGACTCACTTTCTTATACTTATTTTGATAGCTCAAACCGTTTGAAAAGTGTGTTGGATCAAGAAAATGATATTGATACCCGCCTCGGTGACTTCCGCAGCTCAAACCTTTATATGGCTTCGCTTGGAGGAGGTAAAACAGGGGCGGCAACAGATTATAGTTATGATGTGAATGGCAATATGACTACAGACAAGAATAAGGATCTGGGTCTTATCAGTTACAATCACCTCAATTTGCCATCGGTCATAAAAGTTCCTGGAAAAGGGACCGTGACATTTGTATATGATGCTGCTGGAAACAAACTGAGAAAAATTATTGTCGATAGTACAGTGACTCCTGTTAAAACGATCACGGAGACTTATCTTGATGGTTGTACATATGTTTCAAGTGCGCACGCTTCACCGCTTCCGGATGATTACGCGGATTCGCTCTATTCATTTGTTCATGAGGAAGGTCGCGCCCGATACAAAGGCGCGACCCTTATATGGGATTATTTCTTAAAGGACCACCTCGGTAATGTCCGATTGATATTAACGGATCAGCAGCAAACGGATGCTTATGTAAACGCCAGTATGGAAGATGCTCAGGATGATATCGAGGAGATGTATTACAATAATTTGCCGGCAACCAGATCGACAAAGCCTGCGGGGTATCCCGCCGATAACTATACGACACCCAATGATAAGGTAGCAAAGCTCAGAGGCGATGGCCAAAAGATTGGCCCTTCCATCCTCTTAAAGGTGATGGCCGGTGATAAATTCAACCTCCGCTGCAATAGCTATTATAAGCTCAATGGCACTACACCTTCTGCTCCAATTAGTCCGCTACCATCGCTTGTGGCTGCACTTGCTGCCGGTGTGCCAGGTGTTTCTGCTGGCAAAATTGTAGGAGGTCAGTTAATCAACGGCACGTTTGATCCAGGCATGCTTTCCTTCCTTGGAAATCGTGATGGTGGATATGCACCGACAAAACCGAAAGCATATGTAAATTATTTGCTTTTGGATGAGCAGTTTAAACCGGTGATTACAAACAATGGCAAGAACTCCGGATTTGAAGCCGTCGGCGATGATTTGGAACTGAAACTCCATCTCTTTACTGGACGAGAGATTACTAAAAGTGGTTATCTGTATATTTGGGTGTCTAATGAAACGCCTAATGTAGATGTCTATTTTGACAATCTGCAAGTTACCCATACCCGCGGTCCGCTTTTGCAGGAGGCTCATTATTATCCATATGGGTTGCCGATGGCAGGTATTAGTACCATGGCTGCAGCCGCGTTGGAGAACAAAGTCAAATTCAGCGGTAAAGAAGAACAGCGCAGGGAGTTTTCAGATGGTGCGGGTTTGGAGTGGCTGGACTTCGGTGCCCGGATGTATGATAATCAAATAGGCAGATTCTTTACCCAAGACCGTTTTGCGGACAAATACGAAGCATTGTCACCTTACCAGTATGCGGCCAACAATCCAATTAATATGGTCGATGTCAATGGCGACAGCATCATCATCGTCGTAACGACGGTTGTAAAAGACGAAAACGGTAATGACGTCATGGTGGATTCGCGGTATACCTACCAGGCGGATGAGAATGGCAATTATGGTTTCGTTGACGCACAAGGTAATAGATATGAAGGTGATAATGTAATGATCCAGCAGGCAACCCTAGCTTTGGAATGTATACGAACCGGAGGGCCTGTTGGCAAAAAGCTGGTAGAGGATGTGGCCAATAATCAACGCTCAGTAGAGCTATGTCAGGGCCCTGAGAATGCTGCGGAGGCCTCTGTTGGATTATATGTTCTGTGGAATCCCGAAAAGGGTCCGGGTGTGCCGAATTCGGATGGTAATGCAATTACACCAACGTTTATTTCCCTGGCGCATGAACTGGCGCATATTCGGGATTTGTGGGAGTTCACAGCAGATTTTGGTATATGGATTCCAGCACTGGGAGCTGAGCCGGCAATTAGGAATGTGGAACTATCCGCTTCCCATGTTGAAAATCAGATTCGCGCAGAGCATGGACTACCTTTACGAACCCACTATGCCAAAGACGAGTTTGATAGAGGGATCGAAAGTACCAGATTGATTAGGGCGGGCACCAGAACCAGTTTGTATTATATGATTGGTGATATGACGGATTATAAATGGGTGAAGCCAAAAATAGCTTACAAGTATTAA
- a CDS encoding toll/interleukin-1 receptor domain-containing protein, whose amino-acid sequence MLKRREYIDIIEEIRNTELLALDEFIEKVLEPLRAENKYFDEILYKDITYLLDGFGQPGDNDLVIEDGDWVIDRNDLKLTGYQTRLHNIQVWLHTNIVTKLLENGDVQVFLKGMESFETDHLCRSEYTPEYKAMLDKLKSSLQVERHQNQTQNHMSSDTIHSTNHDLTFFTNPNNIRNQRLVKETIEYFTDGPGTRAFELLPFMNLLKAQREFVASNRINTQLVLDHLGALRFSDLQKHVLLGFILKWNGGYPVDNLDPDADRTLKAICKEFLAYPEATPEKEFCKTNAETHKRFRYLESLFNTSFRTGIPVDVLAKQTEFQSEEPFKRFSEFNDLYLAAVEQDIVSKSKDHQSLAVQMVKTNNEFNSWLEVTYQWHPADREGYGEFLTIEYFREFINATKGNVASHSIIQAPTDMEDQNEPVLSVKEDSPLLVFVTYAWEDDEHNERVISFTNHLRGLGYNAVVDRLLSQQESATHFKEMMYRTLTRADKVIIVLSKKYKTRADNFEGGVGTEFRYIISDLPKYPKKYILVALEGYSDIIIPNALQDREIIDLSREGGWINYSESLMMFQTISFAKWFL is encoded by the coding sequence ATGCTTAAACGTAGAGAATATATAGATATTATCGAGGAAATTCGAAACACTGAACTGCTGGCACTTGACGAATTCATTGAGAAAGTTTTGGAGCCGCTTCGTGCTGAAAATAAGTATTTTGATGAAATCTTATATAAAGATATAACCTATTTGCTTGACGGATTTGGTCAACCAGGCGATAACGACCTGGTAATCGAAGACGGAGATTGGGTTATCGACCGCAATGATCTCAAATTGACAGGGTATCAAACCCGACTTCACAATATTCAAGTGTGGTTGCATACCAATATTGTAACTAAGCTGCTTGAAAATGGGGATGTTCAGGTGTTTTTAAAGGGAATGGAAAGCTTTGAAACTGACCATTTGTGCCGGTCTGAATATACACCCGAGTACAAAGCGATGCTCGATAAACTCAAAAGTAGTTTGCAAGTTGAGCGCCACCAAAACCAAACACAAAATCACATGTCATCAGACACAATACATTCAACCAATCACGACCTGACATTCTTCACCAACCCAAATAATATTCGTAATCAGAGGCTAGTGAAAGAGACAATTGAGTACTTTACCGACGGTCCAGGTACAAGGGCATTCGAGCTATTGCCATTTATGAACCTGCTGAAAGCGCAGCGTGAATTCGTTGCCAGTAACCGCATCAATACTCAGCTAGTCCTTGATCACCTTGGTGCGCTGCGTTTTAGTGATCTCCAAAAGCATGTTTTGTTAGGATTCATTTTAAAGTGGAACGGAGGCTACCCGGTCGATAATCTTGATCCTGACGCTGACAGGACATTAAAGGCCATTTGTAAAGAATTCTTGGCCTATCCTGAAGCAACACCGGAAAAGGAGTTCTGTAAGACAAACGCCGAAACACATAAGCGCTTTCGATATTTGGAGTCGCTTTTCAATACCTCTTTCAGGACCGGTATTCCAGTCGATGTACTAGCAAAGCAAACTGAATTTCAGTCAGAGGAACCATTTAAACGATTCAGTGAATTTAATGATCTCTATTTAGCAGCCGTCGAACAAGATATTGTTTCAAAGTCAAAGGACCATCAATCTCTGGCAGTACAAATGGTAAAAACCAACAATGAATTTAATAGTTGGCTTGAGGTGACTTACCAGTGGCATCCCGCCGACCGTGAGGGATATGGCGAGTTCTTGACAATCGAATATTTTCGCGAGTTTATAAATGCTACGAAAGGAAACGTCGCATCTCATTCAATAATTCAAGCTCCAACAGATATGGAGGATCAAAATGAACCTGTTTTATCGGTAAAGGAGGATAGTCCGTTACTGGTATTTGTTACCTATGCATGGGAAGATGATGAGCACAACGAACGTGTAATATCTTTCACCAACCATCTGCGTGGCCTTGGCTATAATGCAGTAGTCGACCGTCTGCTAAGCCAGCAAGAATCTGCGACACATTTCAAAGAGATGATGTACCGGACACTTACTCGGGCCGATAAGGTAATTATCGTATTAAGCAAAAAATACAAAACCCGTGCTGACAATTTCGAGGGCGGTGTTGGGACAGAGTTTCGATATATCATCTCTGATTTGCCTAAATACCCTAAAAAATATATTCTGGTTGCTTTGGAAGGATATAGTGATATTATCATACCTAATGCACTGCAGGACCGCGAGATCATAGATCTTTCAAGGGAAGGGGGATGGATCAATTACAGCGAAAGCTTGATGATGTTCCAGACTATCAGTTTCGCGAAGTGGTTTCTGTAA
- a CDS encoding RagB/SusD family nutrient uptake outer membrane protein, protein MTTWMLKYSNLFIVLLISLIISSCDKILEIDPPVQTITNETAFSDSITATASVMGAYRLMSGRNGIFSNGIQTIALGLYADELIASNTQDQFYEFYTGRIPPQNGIIVSSFWQYLYQMIFSANLSIEQLDVSKGLTYSIRQSLTGESKFIRALAYIYLSSNFGEVPLILKSDFRNNINVAKSKREDVINQIRADLLEAVRLLPIDYSFAQGQRVRANRYAAMALLARLELFEGNYESALKYCNDIISNSELYGLADHPSLVFNKNNIEIILQLHADSNLPPYGVTGEAAYLIPGVGGAPRYLVSVGLLSSFESEDQRKSAWIDSAKYLGKYYKYPRKYRLGTGMGRPNVDVPQFYTLIRLAEIYLIRSECLFRKGDLSGSVEDLNRIRNRAGLQDLPEDIALEGLFLAIVEERRHELFSELGHRWQDLRRWGLIDSVNLANKTGWESYRRVFPLPFEELLRNVSLKQNVGYN, encoded by the coding sequence ATGACTACTTGGATGTTAAAATACTCGAACCTTTTTATTGTATTGTTGATCTCACTAATTATATCATCGTGTGATAAAATTCTGGAGATTGATCCACCCGTTCAGACAATAACTAACGAAACTGCTTTTTCTGATAGTATTACTGCAACTGCATCGGTAATGGGGGCTTATCGATTAATGAGCGGTAGAAATGGGATTTTTTCTAATGGTATTCAAACTATTGCTCTTGGTTTATATGCTGATGAGTTGATCGCAAGCAATACGCAGGATCAATTTTACGAGTTTTATACAGGAAGAATACCTCCACAGAATGGTATAATAGTTTCTTCGTTCTGGCAATATTTATATCAAATGATTTTCAGCGCAAATCTGTCTATTGAACAATTGGATGTTTCAAAAGGATTGACTTATTCAATAAGACAATCATTAACTGGCGAATCTAAATTTATCCGGGCTTTAGCATACATTTACCTGTCCTCTAATTTTGGCGAGGTTCCTTTAATCCTGAAATCTGATTTCAGAAATAATATTAATGTTGCAAAGAGTAAGAGAGAGGATGTAATAAACCAGATTCGAGCAGATTTATTGGAAGCTGTGAGATTGTTGCCAATTGATTACAGCTTTGCTCAAGGCCAAAGGGTACGAGCAAACCGTTATGCAGCAATGGCTTTACTTGCTCGGTTGGAATTGTTTGAGGGGAATTATGAGTCTGCTTTAAAGTACTGTAATGATATCATTAGCAATTCAGAGTTATACGGGTTGGCAGATCATCCCAGCCTAGTGTTTAATAAAAATAACATTGAGATAATTTTACAGTTACATGCGGATAGTAACTTGCCACCATATGGCGTTACAGGAGAGGCTGCATATTTGATTCCGGGTGTAGGTGGAGCACCTCGTTATTTAGTTAGTGTAGGATTGCTTTCGTCTTTTGAAAGCGAGGATCAAAGAAAGTCTGCATGGATTGATAGTGCAAAGTACTTAGGGAAGTACTATAAATATCCTAGAAAGTATAGGTTGGGGACTGGTATGGGTAGGCCCAATGTGGATGTGCCTCAATTTTACACATTGATACGTCTGGCTGAAATTTATTTGATAAGATCTGAATGTCTATTTAGGAAGGGTGATTTATCGGGATCAGTAGAAGATCTAAATAGAATTAGGAATCGAGCGGGTTTGCAAGATCTGCCAGAGGATATTGCTTTAGAAGGACTCTTTCTTGCGATTGTGGAGGAGAGAAGACATGAGTTGTTTTCGGAACTTGGGCACCGTTGGCAAGACTTGAGAAGATGGGGGCTAATAGATAGTGTCAATTTGGCTAACAAGACTGGGTGGGAATCGTATCGTAGGGTTTTTCCTTTGCCCTTTGAGGAGTTACTACGAAATGTTTCATTAAAGCAAAATGTTGGTTACAATTAG